The nucleotide window GGAACATAGATGGTTTGTATAATCGAGATAACACCGATAACTAAACCAACAATCATAACGGCGACAATAATACCTGCAACACCATTTGTATTATCAAACAATGGTATGAACGCTTTTTTTTTCATAGGTTCTCCTCACCTCTCATATTATGTACTACTTGCCCAGTGATGATTATCAAGCATCTTTAAATAATGTTCGGATGACAACATCGTCAAGAATAGCATGACATCCTCCAATAACAAGGGGCTCAGAAGTCGTTACAATAGGAACGCCCATATACGAAGAGTTTTGTTTACTCTCCTCCTGATCTTCAATTCGAAGTGTCAACGTTGCTGTTTGAAAATCATATCGAACTCGGATAAGATAAAAAACAATCAAAGGATTTACCGTGTAATTATTCCAACAAGTAATATTTTGTCCGCCTACGAAAATTGTTGCACGAATTCGTACAACATTATCGGTAACCTGACCGTACACAGCATACGCATTCTTTTTTACAATGAGACCATCAGGTTTATCTGAGTGAGCAATCGGTAGTTTAACGATTTTTACATAACCATTAAAATAAGAATATCCTCCATAAAAAATTGCATACGTTGAATCATGAACCTGAACAATTGAAAACGGAGTTGGATACCCATCAAACGGTGAATTTGGATCAAACTCGGAAAACGAATCAAACGTATCTACGATATTTCCTGTTGTTTGATCGATGCGAATCGTTTTTATTTTTCCACTCCCTGCACGATAAAAAACAGCATATATCCTTTCTCTCAAGTGGAAAATTTGTGGATAAGAAAATCCACCTTCAAATACAAATTGGTCAATCGGAGTTGTCGAGATAAACTTTCCAGTAGTAGTGTTCAGAGCATACACAGTCATCAGACCAGTATGTGGATACTCCCTCCTGGTGTATATTAATGTAATAAAAGATTGCTCATCATGGGCTCCTACTTGGTTTATAGTAAAGAAATTAATTAATGATAGTTGCGAAATAGATAAGAAGTCAATAAATGTAATTGTATTACTCGTAACTGTAAATGTTCGTAAACGGAGTACATAATCCTCATACACTGAACCAAGAACAAAAAGATTGGTATCAGCTATGCGAATTATCGATGGATAATACAAGCTTGAAGGAGTGCCAAATTCAGTTGGTGTTCCATGAAGATTTACTGCTCCTTCATCAGTAAATGAAACTAGTTGAATATATCCAACTGAACCTGATATTCTATACACTAAAGGATATAGTATCTGAGATCCTTGTTGAATACTTGGACCAAGAAAAGGATACATGCCAAAATAGGAAAAATCAAAACTTTGTTTCAAGGTAATTACGATTCCATCATTCGAAATGGTAAATGTTTTGATCCATAAATTACCATTAGCACCTCGGAAGACCACAGCAAACAAATGATTCGAACCAACCGCACGAATATAATTAAAATTTGGAGTTTCAAAGATATTTAAAAGATAAGAACTACTCGGAGATGCTAATCTTCCCAGGGAGATAACATAATTGGTGATAATTTGATTAGATATCACTCCAGAGTTAAATATTCTGATGGTTTTAATATACGCATCATGGTTTAATCCTTGGTGAAATAGCGCATAGATACCTGAACCATCATCCTCTTTTAGTTTATACATAGCATTATTGTCATAAACACAAAATAAACCAAGTGTATGGACACCACGAACCGGATACGTATCATCAATCATCCCCCCAGAACTAAACTGAACTGTTTTAAGTACACCATCATAATTTTTTTGCCGATATACAACACCAAACAAAGAATTACTGATAAGAAAAATTTGAGGTTCATACGGATCAGCATTACTATTAACTCGCAGTTGAATAATGATACTATCTTTTATTGAAGGAGTAATAACGCCGGTATTAACATTTATTTCAATTGTTTTAATTATACAACAATATGTATCTGAAGACCCTGAAGGACCACGATAGACAATAGCGTAGTAACCCATATCCCCAGATCGTTCAAGTTCGATAATATCAGGTTCAAAAAAATGATTGACAGCTGGTTCGAATGTATAACTAGTAATAAGTTGATAATTAGTATCAGTATATCGAAATGTTCTTATTTTTCCAACAATCTGCGAAGAATCCTCTGAAGGTCCACCATAAACAACAGCAATAAGAGGTTCAGAACCATCAGCAACTTTAATAATCTCAGGCGACTGACAATTTCCAGCATCTAATGAATTGTCGCGTAGACTAATTGAATGCACATGAAACTGATTTGGATTTGTCTTTTTTATTTTTATTGTTCGAAATGCCCCATCACCATGCATAAAAGCAACAGTAAAATAATAAAAATTTGCATCCTCTTTTATTTTTAATACTTCTGGTTGAATCGCTTTTCCTTCAGCAAGTGGATTACTCGAATAATTATGAGAAAAGTTACCGATCGTACTCATGAAAGTTAGTGAACCACTACTAGTTACCCGGAATGTCTCAACAATACCTAGATAATTTACTCCAAGTGAATAGACTACAACAAAATAACGACTTTCATCAGAGATACTATCAATGAAATCAATATCTGGATGATAACAACGGGTATGCGCTGATCGAACAATACCTGGGTTTCCTGGTGGTATTTGAATAAAACCAGTATTCGTTATATAAAGTGTTCTCAAGCCAATACCGTTTCCCCCGCCTCGACTCCAAACAAGAACAAATACATTATTTGGGCCTCCAGATCGAATAATCTTTGGATTAAAACAACCAACACCCGACTGAT belongs to Candidatus Thermoplasmatota archaeon and includes:
- a CDS encoding type IV pilin N-terminal domain-containing protein, which gives rise to MAIHRFFYPRKKHYFLCFIQQKASVFFKKNNAVSEILGTILLLSISIALFSSLYLLVTQVSTSYTHELTQQVTLVGSIEGNSVVFRHLGGDELVSKIKVSVIIAGETHSYILGESTDGFAFSGSEHRWKIGDEVTYTQSVSLGNMEVVGRIEDISTHRIILDVTLQTGEKGDVPYVLTHVDPTTDLTTASVSLYYNFIDFSRFTARYVMIQYCSIDHTLLPLDPQNPTNPPQHNYVMSANIDDNRPVAANFGFEIIGLDSETTYRFRAAIAYTYNNQPYIKYGDSLIFVTKSEIVGHWKFDEGTGRIAYDQTRNYNNGTLQPGMIGPSWVQRENSYSTDYALSFDGIDDYVQVPDSNSLDLTKNLQIDFKMKPLEYADKNVGSIVSNIAGGLSSFGPRYYDCYEADVAFVSDTGDGKIYAIVSRNQNASPHGYLVTVKIRNDGSIVNTTNGCFIDFFVFQNQSGVGCFNPKIIRSGGPNNVFVLVWSRGGGNGIGLRTLYITNTGFIQIPPGNPGIVRSAHTRCYHPDIDFIDSISDESRYFVVVYSLGVNYLGIVETFRVTSSGSLTFMSTIGNFSHNYSSNPLAEGKAIQPEVLKIKEDANFYYFTVAFMHGDGAFRTIKIKKTNPNQFHVHSISLRDNSLDAGNCQSPEIIKVADGSEPLIAVVYGGPSEDSSQIVGKIRTFRYTDTNYQLITSYTFEPAVNHFFEPDIIELERSGDMGYYAIVYRGPSGSSDTYCCIIKTIEINVNTGVITPSIKDSIIIQLRVNSNADPYEPQIFLISNSLFGVVYRQKNYDGVLKTVQFSSGGMIDDTYPVRGVHTLGLFCVYDNNAMYKLKEDDGSGIYALFHQGLNHDAYIKTIRIFNSGVISNQIITNYVISLGRLASPSSSYLLNIFETPNFNYIRAVGSNHLFAVVFRGANGNLWIKTFTISNDGIVITLKQSFDFSYFGMYPFLGPSIQQGSQILYPLVYRISGSVGYIQLVSFTDEGAVNLHGTPTEFGTPSSLYYPSIIRIADTNLFVLGSVYEDYVLRLRTFTVTSNTITFIDFLSISQLSLINFFTINQVGAHDEQSFITLIYTRREYPHTGLMTVYALNTTTGKFISTTPIDQFVFEGGFSYPQIFHLRERIYAVFYRAGSGKIKTIRIDQTTGNIVDTFDSFSEFDPNSPFDGYPTPFSIVQVHDSTYAIFYGGYSYFNGYVKIVKLPIAHSDKPDGLIVKKNAYAVYGQVTDNVVRIRATIFVGGQNITCWNNYTVNPLIVFYLIRVRYDFQTATLTLRIEDQEESKQNSSYMGVPIVTTSEPLVIGGCHAILDDVVIRTLFKDA